The region CACTGATATGTTTACGAAGGGTTCAGAGGATCTGCAGAACAGTCGTTGATGTCAGACAATTTTTTTCAAATTTATTTATCTAATATTGACGAAGAACTGCCACCAGTACTTGCACGTCAGTCCATTCGATTTAAACAACTATATTCTAATTGCTGTTACATGCTCCTTACTAGATCTTCCTTGCGTGATTGTCTTGTTGACATTATGCCAGCTGAGGTCCTTTTAGCCTACGACTCTTTGGTTCCGCTGGCCTACAAGTCTGATCTCGCTCGTTACTGTCTTCTATATCATTTTGGTGGTTGGTATGCTGATATTACGATCAAGCCTGAAATTGGTATGCGGTTAGGCTCTTCTATTGACTTTGCTTATTTCTATGACTTTGGTTCCGGTCTACCGTCGATTATGCGTTCAGCACATGATGTGATGAATGCTTTTTTTTATTCTCGACCGAATCATCCGATCCTGTCACATATGATTGAGTCTGTTTTACGCAATTGCCGCAACCATGATTATGGTGTCACAGCTCTTTGTCCCACGGGGCCGACGCTGTTTGGTCGCATCATTGCTCAGTTTGTTCCAGCGCCTTCTCTTCTTTTCGGCCATTTTATGCCTCTTACACCGTTTCATCAAAACCAAAACAAAGCATTTGTTGGACAAGACGGTTCTATCGTCGCCTGGCATAAATCCGCTTGGCATCGAAATCATCCTGGTGGGGGTGACTTGACCTGCTTTGGATTAAAAGGAACAAACAATTATCAGGAACTATGGGCTAAACGTTCTGTCTTTTCAATTTGATAGCAGTTTTCTTTGAACAAGTGCCTGGATTAAATTGTCCATACTTGCAACCCAGCTATATTTTTCCATTTGCTTCGCACCTTTCACCCCCCGATAATGCCATTCCTGTTTATTCTTCAGTTGTTGGCACCATAGCTCGACAAGCGTGTCTGGATTACTTTCTCCCCACATTGATCTATGATCGTAACCGTAAAACTTTGTAATTGATTCATCCACATCTTTGTTCTTGCTGATGCCTATTGCGTGCGGGATATCTCCGTCCAGTAAGTCTCGGTGACCAGTGTTGTTTGAAAGTATCGTTGGCAACCCACAAGCTAATGTCTCCATTGCCATTAAGTTTGTTCCACCCTCACAACGACTCATAAATACAGCACTATCAGCCTGCTTCACCAGTGATGGCAGTTGACTATTTGCCATTGCTGTAGGTACAACAACATTCCGAGCTGGAATTCCTTGCTCGACCAGCCATGGATGAATATCTTTGGCTTTCCCTGTTCGGGGTAGACCTCGAATATATGGAGATGCTTCGATTGTTGATAATCCGATGTCCGCAATATTGGTCCAACATGCAATTAGAAGAGCTTCTGGGCAATATGCCAGAAATTTTTTGAAGGCCTCAATCACGATGTCTTGCCCTTTTCTTGCCTCTAATTTTCCACCTGCAAAAATTACAAGGCTACGATCAAAAAGCTTTGGGATTGGTATAGCGTTGAATCGGCTAATGTCAATACCTTGGTGCATCATTAGACAATTTTTAAGGCCGCTGAGTTCAGCAACTTGCTGATTCCACGTTGAGCCTGTAACCACTAAATCAAACTTACGCATATGATCGATGAGTGCTTCTGGTAGCTTACTTCGTTCAAAGAATGTTACTCCAATTCGATGGTTACCACTAAATTTCTGTGCCACGAATCCATTCCCTAGCCCCTCAATTGTTAGTTCGCAATTTGTCTGTCTGATGACCTTACTGTCATTTCGATTCGCGATAATGAGGGCTTCGCTTTTTTGCTCTATCTGATCTGCCCAGAGATTCCAATGCAAGTCACAGTTTGAGCTTCTTTGGATCGGTTCGCTCACGATTGGTTGTGCGATTGACCGGCTGATCAGTGCTTGTGCGAGTTGAATGCCGTAGCTTCCCCAACCCGTGTATGGCGTCAATGGCCAATCGATCAGGATGCGCTGCTGATTTAATCCATCCATGATTGTCTACGCGTCGAGCATTCCGATAAAGTTACGCCCAGCATGCTCTACGGTTAGAAATTGACTGTTGGTTAAATGTGGTTTCATGATCTGGAACATTTTCATGACTCCCAATGTAGCTGCACTCTCAAGCGGCCCATGGAATGATGTGTCTTCGACGTCCCAGTATTCACTCTTGAAATATTTATTAGACTGCTTTTTATTTAGAAAAAAACATCCTGAATGAGTGTTGAATGGCTGTGTGAATAGAACGCTTTCCCCAAGATGATCCATATAGAGCTCTTTGTTCATGGATTGTCTGTATTTTTCTGTGGCTTCCGGATTGTAATCACCATCGATCAGGAACCTTCGCAGGTTTTTAAGGTTTTGGCTGGTTTCAATTCGATTTGGCTGCAATAAATAGATATCTGAGAACACTCGATTGAATCTTTGTAATTTTTTAAAAAAGTCAGCGTCTCTGATGATGATGTCATCTTCCAGGTAACAGTTGTAGTCGTACTTCGTGTAATCTTGCGCAAGAATTCGATGGCACTGAAATCCAAGATGTTTTGGCTGGTCTGGCTCACATTCAATGCGCGTAAATGCTCCTACGTTCTCTAAATCCTCCAGTTCGTTGAGTAGGTGTTTATCCTTAGTGATACAGATGGAGATTTTTAGCTCGCTTTCTATGTCTTTCACGATTTCGACGCGTCGTTTGACATGATTCAATGCACCTGTTGGATGTCCGAACAGTCGATGCAGTTGCAGGATCAGTTCCCTTAAGGCGCTGGTCCGTCCCAGCGAATCAGGGCTTAATGACCCGTGCCTGCCCCCTCCATCAGGATTGAAGTAATGAACGACTGCAAAGTGGAGACGCACGACGACGGGTTCTTTGTGGTTCAATTTACTTCTACACCCATCGCCAGCCTGTTAGGCATCAGTTGTTGTCACACCCGATCCCCCTCTCAAGACGCCTTCGGCGTCTGTTCGTACGGCTCCGTATAAGCCCTTTGTCTGTCCCCTTGTTCCTCCTGTTCTTATGGTCAGGCGTGGTGGCTGCACTGGCTCGCGTTGCCGACCCCTGGATTGTTGGCCTAGCCGCGACACCTTTGGCTTTTGCTGCCTGCTTGGCGTTGTTATGTCTTTGGGCCTATCGCAAAGATTTTTATGCCTGATCCGGCAGCTTTAATGCTTCCAGGGGATGCTTTTGATGTCGACCATCAGCAGATCATCGGTCGGCGTGTTGCTGGTCGTTCCATGGCTTTGGGTTTTGCTTCGCAACTGACTGCAGGTGATACTCTTTCTTTGATCTGTTTTAATCAACAGGAGCGTAGGCGGCTACAGGATCTTTTAATTCCTAATCTTCATCCAGAGGCTTCCCTTCGTTTTCCTGATCTTAATCCTGAGTCACTGACGGAGATCGGCGCCATTCATCTTCCAGATCCAGGTCTTTCTCGTTGGCAATTGCTGCGATCCTCCTGTCCCGCAAACGCTTTTTCGTTGACGGGTGTTATTCATACTTTGTCTTCATCCGATGTGATTAGTGAGCTGGAACGTTTGTTTTTGTCTCCTTTGTGTTCATGGGATGCTCTTGTTTGCACATCAACTGCTGGTCGTGATGTTGTAACTGCTGTTTTCAAGTCATTTCAACAATATCTTGAGTCCCATTTTTCCTGCTCCATCACCAAACGAGACGGGCTTCAGCTTCCCATCATTCCTTTGGCTGTTTCAGACCCCTTGCCTGAGACTATGGGTTTTGACTCAGACAGACGTCGTCACAGATGTCAGTCAAGAAAGACTCTTCAAATAGACCAATCGGCTTTCGTCATCCTTTTTGTTGGTCGCCTTAGTTTTCATAGCAAGTCTCATCCTCTTCCACTATATCGAGCTGTGAATCGCCTTTCGGCGGAAAATCCTGGTCGAAAGATTGTTCTTTTAGAGTGCGGTCACATCTTTAACCAGCCTATTGAAACAGCTTATCAAGACCTAGCGCGCCAGTTTTTGAACCTTTCGATTATTCGGCTGGGAGGCCTGGAACCAGCATCCGAGCAGGAAAAGCGTGATGCTTTTGCGGCAGCAGATGTCTTTGTCTCTCTTGCTGATAATCTTCAGGAGACTTTTGGCCTTTCAATTATTGAAGCGATGGCCGCTTCTTTGCCAGTCATTTCAACGGATTGGAATGGTTATAAAGATCTTGTTGATAACGGCATTACTGGGTTTAGAATACCTGTTTCAATGGTGAGCAATAATTCTGATCAATATGATTGGATCGATTCTATGTATGGCCTGGGTCTTATGCCATATGACACGATGATTGGGTTAAGGAGTATGGCGGCAATTGTTGAACATCAGCCGCTTTATAGAGCCTTGCATTTGTGTCTAAACTCATCATCCTTGGTTCAACTCATGGGGGCGAATGCCCGCCAACGTTGGATCGAATCCTTTAGTTGGAGTCCAGTTTATCGTCAATATCTTGATCTTTGGTCAGAATTGGCAGATCGTCGCGTATGTTCTAGTTCGGTACGTACATCTATATCTTCTTTTCCTACCCCTACCTCAAAACCTTTTTCTCATTATCCTACAAAGCTTATAAAGCCTTATTCTGTCGTATGTGGGTCGTTGTCGGAGGTTGAACTGCTTCCGCTGTCGACGCTCCGACTGTCGATGAATTCGTCGTTTCTAGAGTCTCTTTCAAATCAACATTTAGATGCAGTGATTAATTATCTTGAGCATCATCATTGTATAGATGTTCACGCACTTACCTCCTTTGGTCTCTCGCGTTCTAATGCCTTGGCACTCTTAGCTGCATTGATCAAGCTGGGTGTTGCAGTTTTGGATAAGGTCCAATGAGGACACAACTTTATTTTGTTTGCTATCCCGATACTGACCACCCCATTGGCGGTGTCAAGCAGATTTATCGTCAAGTTGAGTTGTTGTGTCAATGTGGTATTGATGCCAAGGTTCTTCATGAAAAATCTGGTTTTCGTGTGTCTTGGTTCAACTCTGATGCTCCTGTTGTTGATATTGATTCCTACATCGAGGGAAGACCAAATGCCGAGACAGATTTGATTGTTTTACCTGAGACTTGGGTTGCCAATATCCCTACGTATCTCACAGGAATTAAGAAAGTTATATTCAACCAGAACGCTTACTACACCTTTGGTTTGGAAGGAAAATTTGATGCTTCGGTTTTGAATTTTTATCAGCACCCTGATGTTCTTGGCGTTGTAACTGTATCCAGAGACAATCGAAATTTTCTCGTCGCTGGATGTGGTTTGGCGGATTCATTTGTTCATAGTGTTATTAATGGTATTGATCGTCGTTTATTTTACCCTCCTGAAGTCAAGGTACGTCGCATTGTCTTTTTCGAGCGCAAGCATTTTAATCATGCTAATACCGTTGCCTTAATGTCACGACAGCGTGATGTTCTGCGTCACTATGAGTTCAAATCTCTCGGAAAAATGCCCCACGAACAGGTTGCACGGGAACTTCGGGAGGCTTTGGTCTTTTTGAGTTGTGGTCACCCAGAAGGTTTTGGTCTTCCATTGGCGGAAGCGATCGCATGTGGTTGTATTGCCGTCGGATACCATGGTTTAGCTGGTCGAGATTTTTGTACTAAGGCACTGCACCATGTTGAGTATGGTGATCTCTTAGGTTTCGTAAATATTTTGGAGCAAGCTGTCTATGAATTTGAGGCCAACACCCAAGTGGTTTCATCTGACCTTCTGCGGAATGCTGATCATATGCTTCGCGAATATAGTTTTGAGCGAGAGAAAGAAATTTGTTTAAATGTCTGGCAGAATATTGTTAACCGTTTAAGTTCCTGCGATTAAACTAAAGCGATTTGTTTGTTCTTCTCTGCAGATATTTTCTTATATCCCCTAATGGTTCTTTCCAGCAGTTAAATACCTTTTGTTGGTAAATTCTTATAGTGTTCATGTACACACCTTTGCTTTGTAGAAGTTCCAGCCATCGCTCATCGGGATGTAGAGGCAATAAGAGGTTGGTTTTTGCCTCAGATGTGGCTGCAAGGTGTCCTAGCGATGTATCGACTGTAATAATTTCATGACTATTTGCAATGAGCTGAACTGTATCCTCAAGACTCTTAATCTTCTTTCTTATTAAATTAACTTTCGGTAACATTGATTTTAATATGGCGCACTCTCGATCACTATACTCTGATATGTCATTAATTGTGATTGTCTTTTCTTCTATCTCATTGGACCAATCTTTTAGCCATTCAATGATGCTCGCAAAAGGTACGGATCTGCTAAATGAGCTGAATTGGTTTTGAGGATCTTTTTTGCACCTCCAGCATACCAAGATATTCAAAGTTTCTTCTTGCAATTCCTTATTTATTTCGTGAATGCCTTCAAATATTAACGGTAAATACATCGTTCTTTCCATCCAGTAGCGATACATTGGTGTACTTAGTTCTACTGCAAACTTGTCGCACGAATTTGCTAGCAAATGTTTGCATTTTGAGTTTTTCAAATGATCCATAACCACCTTGCTGTTTTGCCCCTCTGCCCTCATTTTTAGGTCTGGGTCCCTTCCTATTCTTCTTCGTCTCTGGTGTGCCAACACTAATGATGCTGCTTCCAGTTGGTCTCCGATTCCTCCCACCAGCAGGATGCAAACGGCATGTCCGCAGCCTATGGCTCGATTAACGCGATCAACGGCTGCCGCCAGGTTTCCATGACTCGATAGGCTCGCCCATGTGTTGGATTTCTGTTGACCTCTTCTGGCTCGACACAATGCTTGCTTACCTATTGTTAGTGAATCAATCTCTTGCTTTATAATTTCGGCTTCGCAGTCAGTGTGCTCCCCTAAGTATGTCAGCATTGAAATATTTTTAGCTTTTTCCTCTATCAGCTTGGCAGCTGCGGCAGCTCTCCGTTGATAGCGGATCGCTAGTTGCAGATCATTGTTGTAGAGCCACCATCCTTGTTTCATATTTTCTAGGATGCTTTCACTGGAATGTTGTTGTGTTGATGTGATGATTTGATTTGTCTTCCATGATTTCTCTAAAACACTGGTCCAGTACCTCTGCACTTCTTTCGGGCCTAAATCTAGCGAACGCATTTTGTTTTGCTTTTCGCCCCATATCCTTAACTTTTGCTATATGGCGACTGCACCATTCCAGTTGCTGATAAAGGGCATCGCTGTCTCCTGGAGGCACGAGAAGTCCATCAATGCCGTGGGTGATTACTTCAAATGCCCCACCCATACCACTACTAATTGGCAAAACTCCATTCGACATCGCCTCTGCTACGACCATTCCAAATGCCTCCGGATAGAGAGACGGAAAGACTAGAACATCTATATCACGGTAGATATTTTTTAGCCCATGTGGCTCGACAAAACCCATCCAACGAACATTGTCTTTGATGTTTGCTCTTGCGCAATAGTCTACAAGTGCCTTTTCGTATTCTTTTGAAAAGGCATGGCCTGCAACTGTGATGTTAAATTGCTTCTTATATCTCTTCATTTTACTCGCTGCTTCCATGAGAACATGAAGTCCTTTGGAATGCATGAGAAGTCCAACAAAACCTATACGCAGCTGATCACCGCTGCACTTGCTTCTGAGCTCCTCCTCCGGTTTGCTTAGAGCTAGTGGTGGGTACACAATAGGATGGTTCTCGATATTATGTCCCATTGTTTTCAATAGGCGCTTCACCTCTCCTGACGCTGATGCAATCCTGAATGGCTTTGTGTAAGGGATCCAGTTACCTTGAAAGGGTGATCCCATAAACCCGATATGCATTATTGTTGGAATGTCTTTGGTTAAAATGTAGTCCAATAGCCCTTTGCCTAACAAGTCTAAATTACCAACAAGGCATGCACTTGGTATGTGCTCTGATATTGCATGACTTACAGTTTTTAAGTTGTGTTTGATTCGTTCTTCTTTTTCATGCCCCTCATCTAGGTTCTGAACCCCATTTTTGTACTCTCCAAGTAGTTTGAGTTTCCGTTGTATGTCATGCCTGCCTTGACCTGCCCCTAAATCTGGCTGGTCTCCTGTTAATACAACCTCAGAATATCCTCTTGCTTTCAGCCCCTCTGTAAGCCTTTCGATGCAAAGCCCAAACCCACCCAGGTTTTGTGGTGGGTAAATGTTGGTGATCACCAGCAGTTTCATGGCTCTATCCCACCTTCTTCTGGTACGGGTTTAGGGGACTTGTGCCACTCATTAGAATTTAGCCCTAACCCTGCGCGGCTTCATGGAACGTTACCACGGTCAGGAATTGGGTGAGCGGCCCCATATCGCCGTACTTGGTTCGAGCAAGATTGGAAATTTTGTCGTAACGGTTCCGCTTTTACAAGCTCTCGCAGAGCGTTTCAATTCTCCTGTCATTGATTTTTGGGGTAGTGAGCTCACGCGAGACTTTGAGACTGAGTTACCGCAAATTAGTTGGCGTTTTTCTTGGGATCGACCTGATGGAAACCTTTTATCCTCCTTGTCTGAAGCCGCCTCACAGCGTTTATCAGAAGTTGGCCCTCTTGATTTGCTGATCAACTGCGACGGGTTTAATCCCGTAACTCAAGTCCTTGCTAGCTGGTTGCGCCCTCATTTTGTCGCGGGTGCATCGCTATCTCTCAACAGCCGTTCGTCTTTTCCATGGGGAGATCATCCTTATCAGCGTTTTCTGAATGATCCCGATTGGGATTCTCCGGCTTTTTTAGCTCGTTATCCTGACTTCTTTAAGAGCAATTATATCGGCGAGCTGCTTTGTCGTTTGGCCTTTTTGGATATGCCTGATAGTCCTTGCAGCCTCCCATCTCGTCCTCCAAGCTTTAGCACTCCAGATGTATTAATTCACGTTACAACAACACGAGCGGCGAAGATCTGGCCCGCTGCTCACTGGCAGGAAGTTCTTTCTTGGTGTAGCAGGCAAGCTATCACTGTCGGGCTTGTCGGTAGTCCCCCGAAGCGTCAACAGGAGGATTA is a window of Synechococcus sp. A15-24 DNA encoding:
- a CDS encoding calcium-binding protein translates to MRLHFAVVHYFNPDGGGRHGSLSPDSLGRTSALRELILQLHRLFGHPTGALNHVKRRVEIVKDIESELKISICITKDKHLLNELEDLENVGAFTRIECEPDQPKHLGFQCHRILAQDYTKYDYNCYLEDDIIIRDADFFKKLQRFNRVFSDIYLLQPNRIETSQNLKNLRRFLIDGDYNPEATEKYRQSMNKELYMDHLGESVLFTQPFNTHSGCFFLNKKQSNKYFKSEYWDVEDTSFHGPLESAATLGVMKMFQIMKPHLTNSQFLTVEHAGRNFIGMLDA
- a CDS encoding glycosyltransferase, with the protein product MRTQLYFVCYPDTDHPIGGVKQIYRQVELLCQCGIDAKVLHEKSGFRVSWFNSDAPVVDIDSYIEGRPNAETDLIVLPETWVANIPTYLTGIKKVIFNQNAYYTFGLEGKFDASVLNFYQHPDVLGVVTVSRDNRNFLVAGCGLADSFVHSVINGIDRRLFYPPEVKVRRIVFFERKHFNHANTVALMSRQRDVLRHYEFKSLGKMPHEQVARELREALVFLSCGHPEGFGLPLAEAIACGCIAVGYHGLAGRDFCTKALHHVEYGDLLGFVNILEQAVYEFEANTQVVSSDLLRNADHMLREYSFEREKEICLNVWQNIVNRLSSCD
- a CDS encoding glycosyltransferase, with the translated sequence MDGLNQQRILIDWPLTPYTGWGSYGIQLAQALISRSIAQPIVSEPIQRSSNCDLHWNLWADQIEQKSEALIIANRNDSKVIRQTNCELTIEGLGNGFVAQKFSGNHRIGVTFFERSKLPEALIDHMRKFDLVVTGSTWNQQVAELSGLKNCLMMHQGIDISRFNAIPIPKLFDRSLVIFAGGKLEARKGQDIVIEAFKKFLAYCPEALLIACWTNIADIGLSTIEASPYIRGLPRTGKAKDIHPWLVEQGIPARNVVVPTAMANSQLPSLVKQADSAVFMSRCEGGTNLMAMETLACGLPTILSNNTGHRDLLDGDIPHAIGISKNKDVDESITKFYGYDHRSMWGESNPDTLVELWCQQLKNKQEWHYRGVKGAKQMEKYSWVASMDNLIQALVQRKLLSN
- a CDS encoding glycosyltransferase family 4 protein, whose protein sequence is MITNIYPPQNLGGFGLCIERLTEGLKARGYSEVVLTGDQPDLGAGQGRHDIQRKLKLLGEYKNGVQNLDEGHEKEERIKHNLKTVSHAISEHIPSACLVGNLDLLGKGLLDYILTKDIPTIMHIGFMGSPFQGNWIPYTKPFRIASASGEVKRLLKTMGHNIENHPIVYPPLALSKPEEELRSKCSGDQLRIGFVGLLMHSKGLHVLMEAASKMKRYKKQFNITVAGHAFSKEYEKALVDYCARANIKDNVRWMGFVEPHGLKNIYRDIDVLVFPSLYPEAFGMVVAEAMSNGVLPISSGMGGAFEVITHGIDGLLVPPGDSDALYQQLEWCSRHIAKVKDMGRKAKQNAFARFRPERSAEVLDQCFREIMEDKSNHHINTTTFQ
- a CDS encoding glycosyltransferase family 9 protein, whose product is MERYHGQELGERPHIAVLGSSKIGNFVVTVPLLQALAERFNSPVIDFWGSELTRDFETELPQISWRFSWDRPDGNLLSSLSEAASQRLSEVGPLDLLINCDGFNPVTQVLASWLRPHFVAGASLSLNSRSSFPWGDHPYQRFLNDPDWDSPAFLARYPDFFKSNYIGELLCRLAFLDMPDSPCSLPSRPPSFSTPDVLIHVTTTRAAKIWPAAHWQEVLSWCSRQAITVGLVGSPPKRQQEDYNAGDLEDILLSTTDLIDLRGQTSLIELAGACLQAKAVVSVDAGPMHIAAAVGTPTLAVVGNDPSGLGASPIRLWMPRSSNCERTVSTFSCDGCEAVRFRNDSCLKESHFCMEGVPASQVITWLDRLLRTAEVSR
- a CDS encoding glycosyltransferase family 4 protein, producing MPDPAALMLPGDAFDVDHQQIIGRRVAGRSMALGFASQLTAGDTLSLICFNQQERRRLQDLLIPNLHPEASLRFPDLNPESLTEIGAIHLPDPGLSRWQLLRSSCPANAFSLTGVIHTLSSSDVISELERLFLSPLCSWDALVCTSTAGRDVVTAVFKSFQQYLESHFSCSITKRDGLQLPIIPLAVSDPLPETMGFDSDRRRHRCQSRKTLQIDQSAFVILFVGRLSFHSKSHPLPLYRAVNRLSAENPGRKIVLLECGHIFNQPIETAYQDLARQFLNLSIIRLGGLEPASEQEKRDAFAAADVFVSLADNLQETFGLSIIEAMAASLPVISTDWNGYKDLVDNGITGFRIPVSMVSNNSDQYDWIDSMYGLGLMPYDTMIGLRSMAAIVEHQPLYRALHLCLNSSSLVQLMGANARQRWIESFSWSPVYRQYLDLWSELADRRVCSSSVRTSISSFPTPTSKPFSHYPTKLIKPYSVVCGSLSEVELLPLSTLRLSMNSSFLESLSNQHLDAVINYLEHHHCIDVHALTSFGLSRSNALALLAALIKLGVAVLDKVQ
- a CDS encoding glycosyltransferase, giving the protein MSDNFFQIYLSNIDEELPPVLARQSIRFKQLYSNCCYMLLTRSSLRDCLVDIMPAEVLLAYDSLVPLAYKSDLARYCLLYHFGGWYADITIKPEIGMRLGSSIDFAYFYDFGSGLPSIMRSAHDVMNAFFYSRPNHPILSHMIESVLRNCRNHDYGVTALCPTGPTLFGRIIAQFVPAPSLLFGHFMPLTPFHQNQNKAFVGQDGSIVAWHKSAWHRNHPGGGDLTCFGLKGTNNYQELWAKRSVFSI